Below is a window of Lagenorhynchus albirostris chromosome 11, mLagAlb1.1, whole genome shotgun sequence DNA.
TTTGTACAAAATCATTGTACcaaaatgaggaaaaattaagtgaaatatttctatttggaaatgttatatgataaatataataacTTCAGTGAATCTATTTATCATATCACAACCTATATTCagtaggagaaaatgaaaaataaattgcttggagataaaatggacttttctGGAAAATGTATATGTACAATAAAACTCCCTTAGTTTTCAAGAGCTTAAAGTACATGAGAGGGTTTTTCTGTTAGTTGGTTAGGAAAATAAATACTTCTGAATCATGATAAATCATAACTTTACTTCTTGGCTTCACATCTGaaaatttgatattattttcttttttattatagtataATTAGTCAAATCAGTTTTGTCTTGAAAGTCTTTCCATATTGATGTGAAATATGACAATATTCATTATGTTTTACAGGCAGAAGCTTAACCAAGAATATTCTCAGCAGTTTCTGACTTTGTTCCAGCAGTGGGATATAGATGTGCAGAAAGCTGatgaacaagaagaaaaactaacTGTTAGTATTATGCTTAGCTTTATAGCTTTATAATTAATCTACTATTACCAAGTGTCAAGTAGGAAGGGAGAGGCCGGCCTTGCAGTACATCCATGGACCTTAGCCAGGTTCCATTGCCCATTGCTGGCTATATGAGTTTGGTTCTGCTGAATGCAGAAGTACAGGCACATACCATACTCATAAAAGCTGTTGGTCTTTGCTTTGTAACATATTGTTAATATCAAGTTTGCTATTATTAATACTATGCAGAGGTTATAGTTTTTGGTAATGACAAAATCTAGGGTATGCATATGTAAGTGGATGGCTAAAGTAGGGTGAAGAACAAAAATCATTGGTGGAAAACAGGCCAAGAAACTGAAAGACCAGCAATATTGTAAGGATCATCTGTGTTGACACTGAAAGCACCaagaattaaaatatgttttgagtACTGTTGAGATTTCCTACTCAATGACCGGTAGGGttattatattattgtatataaatgGTGAACACAAATTATGTAAACTCAGTCATAGTAAAtgctaaaatcttaaaaatattgatttaaaaactATTCCTTTTAAGTGTAATGTAGAATTAATTTTTGCTAAATTTTACCCAAAttgttatttcataattttttcttttacatttgtagAATATGTTTCGACAGCAACAGAAAGTTTTTCAACAGTCTAGAATTGTTCAGAACCAGAGACTGAAAACAATTAAACAATTATATGAGCAGTTCATAAAGGTTTGTTGTATTTGGTAACATAATAcattcttataaaatataattcatttgtGGAAGTAGAAGATAAATTTTTTCTCAGTTTAAGGGAAGAACATTTtgcttatacattttaaattcttaaCAGTTTTCCATTTTGAATGCATTGTTTTCGATTTAATTTAAGTGCTAAATGCTATCACTAAGTATTACCACTTGGTGTAGGAACTTTAGTACTATATTTGACTCCTCCATCTCTCTTATTCTTCACATCCACTGCTACTGCCCTAGTTCAGAACCTCATTATTCTTTGCTTATACTATGAAAACTCTTAACTGATTTCTGTTTTCCAACCCATCCTTAGTGGGTCTGCCATATTATCTTTCTATAACATTACCTTTTCCCTCCTGAAAAACTGTCAGTAGCTTCTCATGCTAAATTCTTAGGTATTCAAGATTCACCCCCAAaaaatatgattctttttttaatgctccAATTACTACATTCATCCATTACTTCCACCCCCTCCACATAACGGCTTTCTCTGAACTCACTTTGCACTTTCATGCTTTTGTTTATGCTCTTGCCCTAGAATACTTTTAGCCCCTTTTCCTAACCTTCCTTTCAGTCTTATTCTTTTGCCAACTAAATTGGAATTAAGTCCCCATTTTCTACTATATAGCTACGGGAAGTTGTGCTTCtattccttttataaaattttgtgtgatttttgtttgtttcttccagtGAGAAGGTACACTACTATTGTACCTCCTTTAATAATATTTGATTTATGTCTGACATTTTCTATTCCTTCAGTGGATATTTTGGTTTTCAtgtattagaatatttttatttgagataaATAATGTGCATTGATGAATATTAAAAAGTTCctgcttttgaaaattaattgTATAAGTTTTGAACCTGAGATGAAAAGTGGTGGTTTGTAACTGAACTAGCCTTTTGTGTTTTAGAGTATGGAGGACTTGGAGAAGAATCACGATTATCTACTTACTGGTGCACAAAACGAACTTAGAAAAGAAATGGCTatgttgcaaaaaaaaattatgatggaAACGGTaagttattatatttaaaattgaaaaaataaggaTTATTGTAAgcattgaaatattttatttgctgAAATATGTATAACACTtatctaaaaattaaacaaatgtttaataTCTCCTTTCATTTGACAGCAGCAGCAAGAGATGGCAAATGTTCGAAAGTCTCTTCAGTCCATGTTATTCTGATGACTCTTTGAAGGAATAACTTGAACCTAAGTAATATGATACAATTATAACATTAGCTAAGAGGCATGTAAGTTTTTAGAGTGGTTGAAAATTCTGGTTTAAAATATTACATCATATTAATCATTAGCTTAAGTGCAAGACCCTTCTTCTTCACctccaaataaaataatgaagttatGTGAGTAGCAGCAATTCCTGAATTATATGTACCACTGTGCTTTCAGCTCTTTAATACTAATAGTGATTTTTTCTAACATTTGTCAATTAACTCTTAGcaataaatatgatttaatttCAAGTTTTGGCTTCAGTGTATTTGTATCACTTCCAAAAGGTAGAAAGCACAGGTATAGATGGTTAATTAATTttgttcttaaggaaaaaaaacccacaaaatctgTTTTATACGTACACCCTTTCATGCATATTCATTAAGTTACACTACCAATTCTAATGAAAATAAGATTTCAAAAGAAACTACATTCTATTGACTTACAAAATTTATTAAATGCAACTTAAGTTTCCGTTCTGGAATAAATTAAACTGCTAAAAACCATTAACACAACCGAACAAGATATATAAATAATCCATTTTAAGACATGGATTTGTGAATGTCATTTCCACAACATCAAAATGCCATTTAATTTGGCTCAGTCCACAATTAAATGACACATGCCCTTAGTAATGACAAATTGCATCCTGCAATCTGTCTTTAACTATAAATTGCACAGAATGTCTTTAACCATCTGTCTTTAACTATAAATTACACAGAATgtcttatttttcagttttaatattcaGTAAGTATATGGATGTTTTTACATTCATTTCCAAATTTGAACAGTTAATTCCTAcatcctgtattttaaaatgtgcattttttaacatagaaaaacatatgaaactcttgatttaataaatattaaattgttTCAGCATTTGTTTGAAATATTTGAGTTAAACTTACTATTTTTTGCTGAAACTACTTTCACTGAatcattcaaaaacaaaaaatatgcccAAAAGATGGAGAAAGGAGTGACTTTGTCctgtttttccatattttaaattctaatttttgctgcATAACCCACACTTTTCTTAGTTTTAGGttttccaagtttttaaaaatgaatccatACTGATTCTCTTTTTCTAACTGTGCTAACTTATGTAGGAAGAAATTAGTCCTCCACCATTAACAAATATCTGACATTAAGGGGACAGTTTACTTCCTAAATTTTTGCATTTTGTAAAGCCTTTTAAGCCAAAGTACATGCTGGAATGTAAATTTTAAGtattataaaatttaagttttaagtACTATTCAAATTAAGAAGGTCCTTATTGAATTTACCAGTTGTTTCAGAGGCAAAATAAGTCCTCCAGAGTATTTTCTGTGTACTTAACTcacataagtatatattttttccttttttttaaaaaaaatatttatttgtctgcacCAGGTCtcagttgtagcatgtgggatctagttccctgaccaaggatcgaacccgggccccccacATTGGGAGCATGTAGTtgtagccactagaccaccagggaagtccctattttttccttttaaggaatATCAACTTTCACTCTTTTTCAATATGCCTTTTTCTTGCATATTAAGATATAGTACATGTTCattactccttttttaaaaaaaattatttcaccaTATGGCTTATGGTCTACAGAACTGTTGGATAAAATTACAAACAGGTAAGATGGGAGTCCGAGGATTTGGATCACCAAAGACCCATGTGATAGTTCTATTATTCATAATGAACAAGGTAAACACTTTTAAGTGAGAGTGGAAAGATGAGAATCAGTACATAATGTAGTTAGTTGTTGAATAACAGATActtattttatccccattttacctcAAATGAGTAAAAGTGTACTTGAAGTAGCTTTAGCTGATATTCTAAAGGGAAGATAGTTTTGCTATGTTTTCATAAATTACTAATTTTCTTACATGTCAATTGTGCTTtagctattgttttgtttttcacaaagGGAAATGtttaatgtctcctttttttGTGACAATGAAGTTTAAACTCAGAATATCAAGGAACAAGTTGCCCTCACTGTAaagattcatttgtttttctgaacTGGTAAGATAAATTCCTCTTACTGACTACAAATTACAGAAGTTGGTACACTAAAGCAAGTATTTCGATATCAAGGAACAAGTTGCCCTCACTGTAaagattcatttgtttttctgaacTGGTAAGATAAATTCCTCTTACTGACTACAAATTACAGAAGTTGGTACACTAAAGCAAGTATTTCGTTTTATACAATAGTAATTAATGTACCTTTTTTGAAAATGGCTAATAAAAATACCTATAACATCATTTGACTCAATAATTACACTATTACAATTCATGCACTTATGCAATATTATGAACGCACTTGTCAATTTTTAGCGAAGTAAGCATCACCCTCAAGATGGATAAAATCCTTTAAGTCCTGAATTTTTATGTAATCCTTTGGCAGAGAAAACCCCAATTGTCTGATAAGGATTTCTGAGACAAAGAGATTGCTCTTTAGAACTATAGTGGTTCACTTTCTTATactcagaaaattgaaatttctttctttggttttgtttctaaTTAATTTACAGATTGTATTACTCTGATAATACCTTGATAAAAAATGTTGCTACACAACGAGGGCTTTGCCACTGAAACAGACATAATGGAATCTACAGGACttaatgtttatattaaaatataacctTATTTGATAGTATACTAGCCTCCTGAAAAAGGGGATTCCCTTCACTCCTAGGTTCCCCTAAC
It encodes the following:
- the SYCP3 gene encoding synaptonemal complex protein 3 produces the protein MVPSGRKHTGKSGRTFMEDQVIRACDFEKADKKHLIGSEDVIEGKTPVLDKHGKKRTSAGKVEDVGGEVQNMLERFGADINKALLAKRKRLEMYTKASLKTSNQKIENIWKTQQEQRQKLNQEYSQQFLTLFQQWDIDVQKADEQEEKLTNMFRQQQKVFQQSRIVQNQRLKTIKQLYEQFIKSMEDLEKNHDYLLTGAQNELRKEMAMLQKKIMMETQQQEMANVRKSLQSMLF